The proteins below come from a single Haliaeetus albicilla chromosome 22, bHalAlb1.1, whole genome shotgun sequence genomic window:
- the CDIP1 gene encoding cell death-inducing p53-target protein 1 isoform X1, with the protein MSNDPPPPYPGGPSAPLIEEKHGPPPATDGVAPVVGQPQGVPIPPPEFPPPPYKPPSQPGFVPPHMPMDSSGPYVPPAGYYPPPGPQPTMGYYPAPGHYPSPSGHTATVLVPSGAATTVTVLQGEIFQAAPVQTVCPHCQQAITTKITYEIGLMSFLLGFFCCFVGCDLCCCLIPCLFDDFKDVTHTCPNCKAYIYTYKRMC; encoded by the exons ATGTCCAACGACCCTCCGCCACCCTACCCGGGAGGCCCCTCGGCACCACTGATAGAAGAGAAGCACGGTCCACCCCCTGCAACAG ATGGCGTCGCCCCAGTGGTGGGACAGCCCCAGGGGGTTCCCATCCCCCCTCCTgaatttccccctcccccataTAAGCCACCCTCGCAGCCAGGGTTCGTGCCCCCCCACATGCCTATGGACAGCTCTGGGCCCTACGTGCCACCTG CAGGTTACTACCCCCCTCCAGGCCCTCAGCCCACCATGGGCTACTACCCTGCCCCGGGACACTATCCCTCTCCCAGTGGCCACACGGCGACAGTGCTCGTGCCATCAGGGGCTGCCACCACGGTGACAGTGCTGCAGGGAGAGATCTTCCAGGCTGCCCCCGTGCAGACGGTGTGTCCCCACTGCCAGCAAGCCATCACCACCAAGATCACCTATGAGATTGGGCTCATGAGCTTCCTTCTTGGCTTCTTCTGCTGCTTCGTGGG GTGtgatctctgctgctgcctgatcCCCTGCCTGTTTGATGACTTCAAGGATGTGACACACACGTGTCCCAACTGCAAGGCCTATATCTACACGTACAAGCGCATGTGCTAA
- the CDIP1 gene encoding cell death-inducing p53-target protein 1 isoform X2, with protein MSNDPPPPYPGGPSAPLIEEKHGPPPATDGVAPVVGQPQGVPIPPPEFPPPPYKPPSQPGFVPPHMPMDSSGPYVPPGYYPPPGPQPTMGYYPAPGHYPSPSGHTATVLVPSGAATTVTVLQGEIFQAAPVQTVCPHCQQAITTKITYEIGLMSFLLGFFCCFVGCDLCCCLIPCLFDDFKDVTHTCPNCKAYIYTYKRMC; from the exons ATGTCCAACGACCCTCCGCCACCCTACCCGGGAGGCCCCTCGGCACCACTGATAGAAGAGAAGCACGGTCCACCCCCTGCAACAG ATGGCGTCGCCCCAGTGGTGGGACAGCCCCAGGGGGTTCCCATCCCCCCTCCTgaatttccccctcccccataTAAGCCACCCTCGCAGCCAGGGTTCGTGCCCCCCCACATGCCTATGGACAGCTCTGGGCCCTACGTGCCACCTG GTTACTACCCCCCTCCAGGCCCTCAGCCCACCATGGGCTACTACCCTGCCCCGGGACACTATCCCTCTCCCAGTGGCCACACGGCGACAGTGCTCGTGCCATCAGGGGCTGCCACCACGGTGACAGTGCTGCAGGGAGAGATCTTCCAGGCTGCCCCCGTGCAGACGGTGTGTCCCCACTGCCAGCAAGCCATCACCACCAAGATCACCTATGAGATTGGGCTCATGAGCTTCCTTCTTGGCTTCTTCTGCTGCTTCGTGGG GTGtgatctctgctgctgcctgatcCCCTGCCTGTTTGATGACTTCAAGGATGTGACACACACGTGTCCCAACTGCAAGGCCTATATCTACACGTACAAGCGCATGTGCTAA